GCGCTTGATTTTAGTGTCAAATATCTAAGAGATGTTACAACCAACTCAAACCCCAAATTTGCTGATGAAGTTCAAAGTGCCTTGAAATGGCCACTAAGAAAAACCCTTCCAAGACTAAAGGCAAGAGCGTACGTAACAATGTATCAAGAAGATCCTTCCCATTCTCAAACTTTGCTTgctttttcaaaattggattTCAACGTTTTACAGAAACTTCACCGAAAGGAATTGAAAGAACTCACCaggtttatatttatttatatgctTTTTATTCTGcttagagtatttttttaattttttttctaatggtcaaaatttcaagtttataaaataatgaaatttaatgtattattttatagGTGGTGGAAGGATTTGGAAGTCCCAACAAACTTTCCTTTTGCTCGAGATAGAATTGTTGAGAGTTACTTTTGGACATTGGGTGCATACTTTGAACCACATTTCGGTGTTGGAAGGAAAATTTTAACTAAAGTAATCgtcatttcttcaattttagatGATATATATGATGCCTACGGAACGTTTGAAGAACTCCAAATTTTTACTACGGCAATCCAAAGGTTATTCGAATTAGTTACGGTtcattatgattttatttttaaagttcaatttATATGCTAATATAATAAACTTACCTATTTACCTTGTGAttacatttgaatttttttttaaaattattaatttggttagaaaaatagatttgaaaaattggtgtaaaaagaatgatttattaaacatagaaaatagaaaatataaaatacaaaaagaagtTTTTGcttaaatcaaatcatattcaaaattaaattcgCTTTTTTATCTATGATAAGCTTACCGAATTGCAGGTGGGATAGAAGTATGGTTAACGTGCTCCCAAAATAcatgaaacatttttatatagCAATGTTAGATGTTTTCGAAGAAATAAGCAAAGAAATAGGCAAGGATGAAAGTTCACTCCACATTCGTACGGCCAGAGAAGGAgtaaactttctttttcttcttctattttctttcccTCCTTTCTATACATGTATATAAGagttctcattttcatttatttttacagaTAAAAAAGTTAGCTCAATCCTACTTTAAAGAAGCTAAATggttgaacaaaaaataaaaaccaaattttaatGAGTACATGGAATTGGCGCTGTGTAGTACAGGGTATACCTTCATTATAAGCATTTCATTTCTTGGCATGGGTGACATAGTAACGAACGAGGTACTAGAATGGCTTTCTAGAAGACCTAAAATTGTTAAAGCCTCAGCCGTCATTTGTCGACTCATGGACGACGTCGTTTCCCACAAGGTATATATTGTTTACTATCCTTTAAAAGCAACACAAACAAAGTTATAATTATATGTTGTTCTTTTTAGTTTGAGCAAGAAAGGGAGCATGTTACTTCTGCAGTTGAATGTTACATGGAGCAATATGGTTGTTCAGAGAAAGAAGCTTGTGTTGAACTTCATAAACAAGTGGTTGATGCATGGAAGGACATAAATGAAGCATGtctttatccaatcgatgttcCAATGCGTATTCTTATGCGTGTGGTGAATCTTTCTAGAGTTATAAACGTGCTTTATTTAGACGAGGATGGATATACAAATGGAAGTGGTAGAACAAAACTTCTTATTGAATCTCTTCTTGTCAACTCAATACCTTGTTGAATATA
This portion of the Cucurbita pepo subsp. pepo cultivar mu-cu-16 unplaced genomic scaffold, ASM280686v2 Cp4.1_scaffold000102, whole genome shotgun sequence genome encodes:
- the LOC111783836 gene encoding LOW QUALITY PROTEIN: (+)-gamma-cadinene synthase-like (The sequence of the model RefSeq protein was modified relative to this genomic sequence to represent the inferred CDS: substituted 1 base at 1 genomic stop codon); protein product: MSYQISLVSTPTIKSSNTFKGKRPVAKYHPSIWKDHFLSLTSDALSVDIEMEKQVKQLKVEVKKMLMISNRNLLEKLSLVDSIQRLGVSYHFENEIDQVLEKIYANYRDFTSIDGDEDLHTVSLLFRLLRQQGYKIPCDIFTKFVESNGKFKESLTEDARGILSLYEAAHMRVHGEDILEEALDFSVKYLRDVTTNSNPKFADEVQSALKWPLRKTLPRLKARAYVTMYQEDPSHSQTLLAFSKLDFNVLQKLHRKELKELTRWWKDLEVPTNFPFARDRIVESYFWTLGAYFEPHFGVGRKILTKVIVISSILDDIYDAYGTFEELQIFTTAIQRWDRSMVNVLPKYMKHFYIAMLDVFEEISKEIGKDESSLHIRTAREGIKKLAQSYFKEAKWLNKKXKPNFNEYMELALCSTGYTFIISISFLGMGDIVTNEVLEWLSRRPKIVKASAVICRLMDDVVSHKFEQEREHVTSAVECYMEQYGCSEKEACVELHKQVVDAWKDINEACLYPIDVPMRILMRVVNLSRVINVLYLDEDGYTNGSGRTKLLIESLLVNSIPC